A region from the Methylocella sp. genome encodes:
- the arsC gene encoding arsenate reductase (glutaredoxin) (This arsenate reductase requires both glutathione and glutaredoxin to convert arsenate to arsenite, after which the efflux transporter formed by ArsA and ArsB can extrude the arsenite from the cell, providing resistance.), translated as MTITIYHNPACGTSRNALAMIRQSGEEPVVIEYLKTPPSRGRLVELIQAMEVSVRQLLREKGTSYAELGLADPKWTDNELIDLMVEHPILINRPIVETPKGVRLCRPSEAVLDLLPDPGIGPFVKEDGEGVIDPQGRRIV; from the coding sequence ATGACGATCACCATCTATCACAATCCGGCGTGCGGCACGTCGCGCAATGCGCTCGCCATGATCCGGCAAAGCGGCGAAGAGCCAGTCGTGATTGAATATCTTAAAACGCCGCCAAGTCGCGGGCGGCTGGTCGAACTAATTCAGGCGATGGAGGTCTCCGTGCGGCAGCTGCTGCGCGAGAAGGGGACGTCCTACGCGGAGCTTGGACTAGCTGATCCCAAATGGACAGACAACGAGCTGATTGACTTGATGGTCGAGCATCCAATCTTGATCAATCGGCCGATCGTCGAAACGCCAAAAGGCGTCCGGCTGTGTCGTCCCTCAGAGGCGGTGCTCGATCTCCTGCCGGACCCGGGCATTGGCCCCTTTGTCAAGGAAGACGGGGAGGGCGTCATCGACCCGCAGGGCCGCCGCATTGTTTGA
- a CDS encoding MIP/aquaporin family protein, whose translation MSSQIFDAQNGYACSGKNRLSPIYDLPRRLAAELLGVAFLVATIVGSGVMAEAMTQDAALMLLCNALATGAMLVVLITTLGPISGAHFNPAVSLVFALKRDLGWREAALYSAAQLSGGLIGAMTAHLMFALPILEASLKIRTGGAQWFAEWVASFGLIATILAGIRFEQKSVPWLVGLYITAAYWFTASTSFANPAVAIARAFTNTFSGIRPLDAPGFIAAELVGAACGLLLMNWLLHTPADTIPSLNSEARL comes from the coding sequence ATGAGTAGTCAGATTTTCGACGCACAGAACGGTTACGCTTGCAGCGGCAAAAACCGGCTATCGCCAATTTACGATCTGCCGCGTCGCTTGGCTGCTGAATTGCTTGGCGTCGCATTTTTGGTCGCGACAATTGTGGGCTCCGGCGTAATGGCTGAAGCCATGACACAAGACGCGGCGCTCATGCTACTTTGCAACGCTTTAGCGACAGGCGCGATGCTGGTGGTGCTCATCACCACCCTCGGACCAATCTCGGGCGCGCATTTCAATCCGGCGGTCTCCCTGGTCTTCGCCCTCAAACGCGATCTTGGTTGGCGCGAAGCCGCGCTCTATTCCGCGGCGCAGCTCAGCGGCGGCTTGATCGGCGCGATGACGGCGCACCTGATGTTTGCTTTGCCTATCCTCGAGGCATCGCTGAAGATCCGCACCGGAGGGGCGCAATGGTTCGCCGAGTGGGTTGCAAGCTTCGGCCTGATCGCCACGATCCTCGCCGGGATTCGCTTCGAGCAGAAATCCGTTCCGTGGTTGGTCGGGCTCTACATTACCGCGGCTTACTGGTTCACCGCTTCCACGTCGTTCGCCAACCCGGCCGTGGCCATTGCGCGCGCTTTCACCAACACCTTCTCCGGCATACGGCCGCTCGATGCGCCGGGCTTTATCGCCGCTGAACTTGTCGGCGCGGCCTGCGGCCTCCTATTGATGAATTGGCTGTTGCACACCCCGGCGGACACCATCCCGTCGCTTAACTCAGAGGCGCGACTATGA
- a CDS encoding metalloregulator ArsR/SmtB family transcription factor gives MDNERAILTLAALAQATRLDVFRLLVEHEPEGLPAGELARLLAVPHNTMSTHLAILSRAGLVDGARHSRSIIYRANLAGLRDVMLFLVKDCCGGRPELCAPLIANLKSRCPPTVIAHE, from the coding sequence ATGGACAATGAACGCGCTATTCTCACCCTCGCCGCCCTCGCGCAAGCAACGCGGTTAGACGTATTTCGACTGCTCGTCGAACATGAACCTGAAGGTTTGCCGGCTGGCGAACTTGCTCGCTTGTTGGCGGTCCCACACAATACGATGTCTACGCATCTGGCGATCCTTTCCCGCGCCGGTCTCGTGGATGGCGCGCGGCATAGCCGGTCGATCATTTATCGAGCCAATCTCGCCGGTCTCCGCGACGTGATGCTCTTTCTGGTCAAGGACTGCTGTGGCGGGCGCCCTGAGCTGTGCGCCCCGTTGATCGCCAATCTGAAGTCGCGCTGTCCTCCGACAGTGATCGCACATGAGTAG
- the atzF gene encoding allophanate hydrolase has translation MIPQMLQIETLRSGYREGRFTPQQIALEALKRIDAYDASVWIYRLSESDILNRARELSEDPDARERLPLYGVPFAIKDNIDVAGLPTTAACPAFSYTPDKSATVVEKLLAAGAILIGKTNLDQFATGLVGTRSPYGAPRSVFDRRYISGGSSSGSAVAVAAGLVSFSLGTDTAGSGRVPAAFNNLIGLKPTKGRISAAGVVPACRSLDCVSIFAASAADARAVLTIAEGFDEADPYSRPSKTASLPTDQFRFGVLRQEDREFFGDHEAAGLYDAAINRLKALGGTAVEIEYRPFREAAALVYDGPWVAERLAAIDRFFAAHAEAMDPQVRQIIGKAVNLSAADAYKGEYRLRTIAREAARQWSNFDLMLLPTAPTTFTVEQIAENPIVNNSRLGLYTNFVNLLDYAAIAVPAGFRAASRLPFGVSLIGPAFCDFDLATIGERLHQALGEGVGRTAGQSPELPASPLASVAGPSPDIAPGNRIVIAVAGAHLSGLPLNRELTDLGATFVKRTKTAPFYRLVALTGTTPPKPGLVRAPGFEGTGIEIELWSLTSENFGRFVAAIPPPMGIGKITLADGGVVPGFLCEAFALEGGRDISALGSWRAYLAQGKASMAKA, from the coding sequence ATGATTCCGCAAATGCTGCAAATCGAAACGCTTCGCAGCGGCTATCGCGAAGGGCGCTTTACGCCGCAACAAATTGCCCTGGAGGCGTTGAAGCGGATCGACGCCTATGATGCGAGCGTCTGGATCTACCGGCTTTCCGAGAGCGATATATTGAACCGCGCGCGCGAGCTGAGCGAGGACCCCGACGCGCGAGAGCGTTTGCCGCTCTATGGCGTTCCTTTCGCGATCAAAGATAATATAGACGTCGCGGGTTTGCCGACGACTGCGGCTTGTCCCGCCTTTTCATACACGCCGGACAAGAGCGCAACTGTCGTCGAAAAGCTGTTGGCCGCCGGGGCCATATTGATCGGCAAGACCAATTTGGACCAGTTCGCCACGGGACTGGTCGGAACGCGGTCTCCTTATGGCGCTCCGCGCAGCGTTTTCGATCGTCGCTACATATCGGGCGGATCAAGTTCGGGGTCCGCCGTCGCAGTCGCCGCAGGGTTGGTTTCGTTTTCTCTTGGCACCGACACGGCGGGTTCGGGGCGCGTTCCGGCGGCTTTCAACAATCTCATCGGTCTGAAGCCGACTAAAGGCCGCATCAGCGCGGCTGGGGTGGTTCCGGCCTGTCGTTCTCTGGATTGCGTCAGCATCTTCGCCGCCTCCGCCGCGGACGCCCGCGCGGTTCTGACCATCGCGGAGGGTTTTGATGAGGCGGACCCTTATTCCCGGCCCTCCAAGACGGCGAGTCTACCGACAGATCAGTTCCGCTTCGGCGTCTTGAGGCAGGAAGACCGGGAATTTTTCGGCGATCATGAGGCAGCCGGGCTATATGACGCGGCGATCAACCGGTTGAAAGCTCTTGGCGGGACTGCGGTCGAAATCGAGTATCGACCCTTTCGCGAAGCCGCGGCTCTGGTCTATGACGGCCCGTGGGTGGCGGAGCGTCTCGCGGCCATCGACCGCTTCTTCGCCGCTCATGCGGAAGCAATGGATCCGCAAGTTCGCCAGATCATCGGCAAGGCGGTCAATCTTTCCGCGGCGGATGCGTACAAGGGCGAATACAGGCTGCGGACGATTGCGCGAGAGGCCGCGCGTCAATGGTCGAATTTCGATCTGATGCTGCTGCCGACCGCGCCAACCACTTTCACGGTGGAGCAAATTGCGGAGAACCCGATCGTCAATAACAGCCGGCTCGGCCTTTACACCAATTTCGTCAACCTGCTTGATTACGCCGCGATCGCCGTACCCGCCGGCTTTCGCGCGGCAAGCCGGCTCCCTTTCGGCGTCAGCCTGATCGGACCGGCCTTTTGCGATTTCGATCTCGCGACCATCGGAGAGCGGCTCCATCAAGCGCTCGGCGAAGGGGTTGGCCGCACGGCGGGGCAATCGCCCGAACTCCCGGCCTCACCCCTTGCGTCGGTCGCCGGGCCAAGCCCGGATATCGCTCCAGGCAATAGAATCGTCATCGCTGTCGCTGGCGCACATCTTTCTGGGTTGCCGCTCAATCGCGAACTGACGGATCTTGGAGCGACCTTCGTCAAGCGTACAAAAACGGCGCCATTCTATCGGCTCGTCGCCCTGACCGGAACGACGCCGCCAAAGCCCGGTCTCGTCCGCGCTCCTGGCTTTGAGGGGACCGGCATAGAGATCGAGCTGTGGTCGCTGACGTCTGAAAATTTCGGCCGCTTCGTCGCCGCGATCCCGCCGCCGATGGGAATCGGCAAGATTACTTTGGCCGATGGCGGCGTCGTTCCCGGCTTCCTGTGCGAAGCATTTGCTTTAGAAGGCGGCCGCGACATTTCGGCCTTGGGAAGTTGGCGCGCCTATCTCGCGCAGGGGAAAGCTTCGATGGCGAAGGCTTGA